The following is a genomic window from Hugenholtzia roseola DSM 9546.
GCAGCAACCGAAAATAGCTATCTCGACACAGGTTTAGAGCCAAGTTCGCGATATAGGTATCTTTTGCGTGCGCTTTGCAACACCGCTGGCACAAACGAAACCATTGCAGCCTTAGCACAAACGCTTCCTACTTCTGTTACACTTGAAAATGTACGCGAAGTTTGCGGCAGCGGACGTGTAACTCTCTTTGTATCAGGCAAATCGCATTGGCAGGGCGTATATCGTTGGTATGAAAATGAAACCGACACAACGCCAATTTTTGAAAGTGTAAATGGCACTTTCGAAACGCCTATCCTAAGTGAAAGCAAGACCTATTTTGTGAGCATTTTCGAATTAGGACAAGAAGGCGCACGCGTGCCTGTGGTTGCTATCGTAAATGAAGACTATGAGGCTATCCTTTTAAACCCTCGAAATGCACAAAACGAAATTGTTTCGTGTGAAAATGAAGTGCTGCTCGAAGGGCAGACATACGCAGGCGCACGTTATGCTTGGCGACTCAATGGCTACCTCTTTGGAGGTGCAGAAGCCGCTACTTTTGTAGCCAAAACCAGCGGCTGGTATGAGTTTTTGGTCATTCGTGGCAACTGTGTAGTCGCTTCTACCCCTGTAAAAGTCAGCTTGCGTTATGCGCCTTTGGCTGCTATTCAGACAGAAAACGACGCACGTATCTTCTGCAATCCGACGCTGCTTTCTGCCGCTCCCCAAACAGACTCTACCCTTTCTGTTCGTTATGAATGGTATCTGGAAGGTACGCTTTTGGGAACAGAGGGCAGTTTGGAAGTAAATACTTCGGGCGTTTATGTGTTGAAGGTAATAGATACCAATTTAGGTTGTGTTGCTACTACCGAAAGACAAATTACGATTGCAAATTTGCCTATCAATCCAACCCTGACCGCCTCGACCTTAGAGTTCTGTGAAGACGAAACCGCAGTAATTGGCGTAACTGCTATTGCAGGGGCGCGTTATGTTTGGTTTTTGAATAATGAGCGCATCAGTGCCAATTCTGCCCAAATAGAAGTGAGCGAAGGTGGTATCTACCGCGTAGTGATTTCTTTGCCCAATACGCCTTGTACGGCAAGCTCGCAAGAAATTACACTGACACGTTTTGAAGCCCCTCAAATTCGTATCGTACAAGAAGGCAATGAGTTAGTGGCGCAAATAAACCCTGCTTCTACTAATTTTGTGTGGCAGGTTTTAGATAGAAATGCCGCAGAAGGTGGAGCTTTTGTAGAGGTAGCAGGTTCGCAAAATCAGGTGCGTTTTACGCCTGCCCAAAATGGAAGCTACCGTCTTGTCGTAACTTACGGAAATGGCTGCCAAGCCCATTCGCGCAGCAAAAACTTCTCTGCCCTAACCACAGGAACAGAGGAAGAGCCGATTGTAGAAGAAGGCTTTGCTATTTTCCCAAATCCTACCAAAGGCAACCTGCTGATTCGCTTCGAAAGCAGCCAAAAAGAGTTGCAAGTTCGCCTCTACGACGCTTTGGGAAGGGAGTTGGAACGCCTAACGCTTCAAAATGCAAGCGAGGCACAGCTCAACCTATCTGCCTACGCCAATGCAGTCTATACAGTAGAAATTCGCACTGAAACTATCCAAAAAGTAGTGAAGGTTGTGAAAGAGTAAGCGCAAAAAGCCTTTCTTAATCCATAAAAAAAGCCACTTGAAAGAGTGGCTTTTTTCTTGACTTTGACACTTTGTCGGGTTAAGCATTTGATTATCAAGTAGTTGCTTTTTTTAGTGGCACTACATTTTAGGCTAAGTATTTGGTTATCAAGTTCTTAGTGGTCATATCGAGCAATCTTTTGATTTGTAAATATTTAAGGATTTGTTCCGTGTGATTATTAAACACGGAACGGATATAAAAATCTTCTTTATTTTGTCGTATCTAAAAGCGTTGTTCTTACTGTTTGGGGCAGATTTTTCAATCGTCCGCCCAGCAAAAAATCGTAACCTGCTCCCTTGACTGCCCGACAATTAGCAGCATTTAGCCTGCCACTATCGGCTACTAAAGTTATTTTATTAAGATTATATAATTGATTTAATTTGTCTATTTCTTTGACCAAAGTATGTCCTTCATACTGATTCCCTGCATACAAGCCGTAGCCAAGCGGTAATGCGTTTTTGTCTAATAATAATCTTAAAACAACTTGTGTTTTACCAATTTTACCATCTTTACTAAAACCTTTCTGACGCAAGGCTTCTTCTACTACTACTTCTGAATCGAAATAGAAGGTCGTAACATCATAAAAAACTAAGTCTAACTCATAAAATTGTAATTGCTTATTTTTTTGAAATACTAATTTTTGTAGTTCTGTACTATAAAGATTGAATTTATCTAAACTATAATAAAAATGTTGAAGTGAAACTGACTGCATACCTAAAAAATTATTTTGTGTTTGATAAGTTACAGATACGAAGATAATACTCGCCCCCTTTTTTGTCTTTGCGTAGAAATGCCATCAACTCTTAAAATAAGTCTGTTTTGGTGCAAAATTAGTAAAAAACAATTTTTTTGTTTTTTTTTGCACTACATTTTTTTGACAAAAAGTGTCTATACTCGCTCCTTTAGGCGTTTTGCCCCTTACAAGTGTCAAACTCAAGATAAGGCTTCTAAGCCCATAAAAGTTGAACAAACAAAAAAAGCCCGCCTAAGCGAGCTTTTTTTGTTTAAGGCTGTGTAAAATTACTGTGCTTTTTTGGTAGCGCAGCAGCCTGTCTTGCCTTCGGTTTTGGCTGTGCCACAAGACTTTGTTTCTGCATTTTCGGTAGTGGCAGTGGCAGTGGCTTTTGCTTCGGTGGTGCAGCAGCCATCTTTTTTCTTCTTCTTCTTTTTCTTTTTCTTCGTATCGTCGTTCATTTCAGTCTGAACGTCCGAATTACTTACTAAGGCGTAAGAAGCAGGAAGAGTGGCAGCAGTAGCTACTAAAAAGGCAAAAGTGATTGCTATTTTTTTCATGATTTCTACTTTTTTAAAAGATGAAAAGACTTTTTGTCATATCTAAAAGCGGCAATGCCGTTCTTTCTGACAAGATACAACTTTTTTATTACTTTGGCAAAATCTATGCCCTACTTTTAAAAAAGGGCTTTCAAAACCTCACCCAATAAAATGTTCGCCAGTGGTCTGTTTCTTTTCTATTCAAAAAAGCAGAGCGCGGCAGAATTTCTATGCAAGGCTAAAATGTTGAGCTTTTTTCGATAAGTTTTAAACAAAAATACAAAGGCAGGGTTTTACTCTATGAATCACAACCCTGACGGTTAGACAAACCCACAGAGGTATCGTTTTTGTTTGAAATTTTCGGGCTTACCTTCGCCAAAAGTTCCACAAAATCGTATCGGAAAGAAGAGAGCTGTGCCTTGTTGTTCTACTTGCTCGCCGCTCGCTTATCTTATCTTTAATCCATCTTAAAATGAAAGTTGCCGTCTATCGCAAAGAACACTTCAACGCTGCCCACCGATTGCATAATCCCGAATGGACAGCGGAAAAAAACCAAGAAGTATTTGGAAAGTGCAATAATGTATATTATCACGGACATAATTACAACCTTATCGTCAAGGTAGTAGGCGAAATAGACCCCCATACAGGGTACGTGATAGATATAAAAGTGTTAAGTGATTTAATCAAATCGCAGGTAACAGATGTCTTCGACCATAAAAACCTAAATTTAGACGTTGAAGATTTCAAAAATTTGAATCCCACAGCCGAAAACATTGCGGTTGTTATCTATAATCGTTTGCGCCCTTTTATCGATGCAAACAAAGACCTCAAAATCAAACTATATGAAACTGAACGAAACTTTGTTGAATACCCTGCCTAACGGCAACGGGAATCACAATCACGACAAACAAACTCCCATCGACATCGATACGCTCGGCGACTTGCATATTGGCACTTCCCTCGAAACACCCATGCACGCCAAAGCCTTCGAGCTTTCAGACGAGGAAAAAATAGCCAAAATTGAAGCCCATTTTCGCGAAATTATGCACACCTTAGGCTTAGACCTCACCGACGATAGCCTAAGCGGAACGCCTCATAGGGTCGCTAAAATGTATGTCAAGGAAATTTTTCAGGGTTTAAATCCTAAAAACAAACCCGATGTAAAACTTTTT
Proteins encoded in this region:
- a CDS encoding IS1634 family transposase — its product is MQSVSLQHFYYSLDKFNLYSTELQKLVFQKNKQLQFYELDLVFYDVTTFYFDSEVVVEEALRQKGFSKDGKIGKTQVVLRLLLDKNALPLGYGLYAGNQYEGHTLVKEIDKLNQLYNLNKITLVADSGRLNAANCRAVKGAGYDFLLGGRLKNLPQTVRTTLLDTTK
- a CDS encoding 6-pyruvoyl trahydropterin synthase family protein, producing MKVAVYRKEHFNAAHRLHNPEWTAEKNQEVFGKCNNVYYHGHNYNLIVKVVGEIDPHTGYVIDIKVLSDLIKSQVTDVFDHKNLNLDVEDFKNLNPTAENIAVVIYNRLRPFIDANKDLKIKLYETERNFVEYPA